From the Oleiphilus messinensis genome, one window contains:
- a CDS encoding TIGR02444 family protein has product MPDYPWKYHTDSDQEALLLDNPFWAYALDSWRLPGVETAALTLQMRFNGHINTLLFCFWSAAQAQYCSRQVFLAMPTWRQWNQDFVQPIRQMRGLIHKRSQDFSAYRSALLDLELQAEQIECALLYRAWLRYRKASPDIDYESMLQRGIIDYTLGLLDEKVHLKDWYTAINELYPRLCSLPAPTVSQWIEMSNAHVGHTSGDT; this is encoded by the coding sequence ATGCCAGACTACCCTTGGAAATACCACACGGATTCGGATCAAGAGGCGCTATTACTGGACAATCCGTTTTGGGCTTATGCACTCGATAGTTGGCGACTACCGGGTGTCGAAACTGCAGCACTTACGCTGCAGATGCGTTTCAATGGCCATATCAACACGCTTTTATTCTGCTTCTGGTCTGCAGCACAGGCACAATACTGTAGCAGGCAAGTATTCCTGGCCATGCCAACCTGGCGGCAATGGAATCAGGATTTTGTGCAGCCGATACGACAAATGCGTGGCCTAATCCATAAACGCTCGCAAGACTTTAGTGCATACCGAAGTGCGTTGTTGGATCTGGAATTACAAGCAGAACAAATTGAATGTGCACTGCTTTATCGCGCTTGGCTTCGATACCGTAAAGCGTCTCCAGACATTGACTATGAATCGATGCTCCAGCGTGGAATTATTGACTATACTCTGGGCTTGCTGGATGAAAAAGTTCACCTTAAGGATTGGTATACGGCAATTAATGAACTCTATCCGAGACTTTGTAGCTTACCGGCGCCAACTGTGTCACAGTGGATAGAAATGAGTAACGCGCATGTCGGTCATACCTCAGGTGATACCTAG
- a CDS encoding DUF4124 domain-containing protein, with translation MTLSILGGALALPFFMDNRQGEPMLSLPKLSDLPNVGLDSGRAALPDGAPSVKSGEVFYKWRDQNGRMHFSNEKPVDVANYEIVAVDTSANTIQSIPVEEHSDTEAEKAPAEDVVSVSNAMKVMEDAKAVQQLMDQRAEAMKAMSESE, from the coding sequence ATGACATTGAGTATTTTGGGGGGAGCACTGGCATTGCCGTTTTTCATGGACAACCGGCAAGGCGAACCCATGTTGAGTTTGCCCAAATTAAGCGATTTACCTAATGTCGGCTTGGATAGTGGTCGGGCAGCGTTGCCCGATGGTGCGCCTTCCGTGAAATCTGGAGAGGTCTTTTACAAATGGCGGGATCAAAATGGCAGGATGCACTTCAGCAATGAAAAACCAGTCGATGTGGCCAACTACGAGATTGTTGCGGTGGATACCTCTGCCAATACAATTCAATCCATACCGGTTGAAGAGCATTCTGATACCGAAGCAGAAAAGGCCCCGGCAGAGGATGTTGTATCGGTCTCCAATGCGATGAAAGTGATGGAAGACGCAAAAGCGGTGCAACAGTTGATGGATCAGCGCGCAGAGGCGATGAAAGCCATGAGTGAATCAGAATAA
- a CDS encoding FKBP-type peptidyl-prolyl cis-trans isomerase produces MKKLVLAAALSTMAVSGFTVSAANAEEIKLDSDEKKVSYGFGAMLGKRMKNDMPSLDVDAFVKGMTDGYSGGKVQLSDAEIGQVIQEFQMKQREAQMAEFEHLATENKTKGDAFLAKNKGKDGVITTESGLQYKVLKAGSGSQPAAEDKVKVHYEGSLIDGTVFDSSIKRGEPVTFPVGGVISGWTEALQLMKEGAKWQLYIPADLAYGPGGNRNIGPNEVLLFDVELLEVQKN; encoded by the coding sequence ATGAAAAAGCTGGTTCTAGCAGCAGCTCTGTCAACCATGGCGGTGTCAGGCTTCACTGTTTCTGCCGCGAATGCTGAAGAGATTAAACTGGACTCTGACGAGAAGAAAGTAAGCTATGGCTTTGGCGCGATGTTAGGTAAGCGGATGAAAAATGACATGCCTTCGTTGGATGTAGATGCATTCGTTAAAGGTATGACTGATGGTTACAGTGGCGGTAAAGTTCAGCTGAGTGACGCAGAAATTGGCCAGGTTATCCAGGAGTTTCAAATGAAGCAGCGCGAAGCGCAAATGGCGGAATTTGAGCATCTGGCGACCGAAAACAAAACCAAAGGTGACGCCTTTCTCGCAAAAAACAAAGGCAAAGACGGGGTGATCACAACCGAGAGTGGTTTACAGTACAAAGTACTGAAAGCGGGCTCAGGATCCCAGCCAGCGGCTGAAGATAAAGTCAAAGTACATTACGAAGGCAGTCTGATCGACGGGACGGTTTTCGACAGCTCCATCAAGCGTGGTGAGCCGGTAACGTTCCCGGTTGGTGGTGTTATCTCCGGTTGGACCGAAGCATTGCAGCTCATGAAAGAAGGGGCCAAGTGGCAGCTTTATATTCCGGCTGATCTGGCATACGGACCAGGTGGTAACCGGAATATCGGACCGAACGAAGTATTGTTGTTCGACGTTGAACTGCTCGAAGTTCAGAAAAATTAA
- a CDS encoding WD40 repeat domain-containing protein: MYLLKRSLYICSALLFSAFLTGCDSGSPPAKSWKYAAQGILSADLSGESEKAVIGSIHHGGSLWDTQKGERLFNWNHKAGEYSTFRAVALSGDGKVACTTEHDALGVWNADTGESLAFWRAPDKVLALSVSDTGRYALMSLPNNTVSYFDLKIGQGLFLFDHDAPVWSLDFSAEANRAITGSDDMIARVWDLSNGQLLHQFEHKNQIKSVAISPDGRYGFSAAQREDTIIWDLNSGKVKRKLDFRYVNFTAARFSERGDKLLLGTFQGQLHLIDVNSGKTLKTWHSKPRQFWGASASKAIMSVGFGRGNTYYGLSSDGIMGLYK; this comes from the coding sequence ATGTATTTACTAAAACGCTCACTGTACATCTGTTCCGCATTACTCTTCAGTGCATTTCTAACCGGCTGTGACTCAGGTTCACCACCCGCCAAAAGCTGGAAATATGCCGCCCAGGGTATTCTGAGCGCCGATCTGTCCGGAGAATCAGAAAAAGCAGTGATCGGTTCGATTCACCATGGCGGTAGTCTTTGGGACACCCAAAAAGGCGAACGGCTGTTCAATTGGAACCACAAGGCGGGCGAATACAGTACCTTTCGAGCTGTCGCGCTTTCCGGCGACGGAAAAGTTGCCTGCACGACGGAGCATGACGCTCTCGGTGTCTGGAACGCCGACACAGGTGAATCATTGGCATTCTGGCGCGCGCCAGATAAAGTGCTGGCCTTATCGGTATCCGATACCGGACGCTACGCACTAATGAGCCTGCCGAATAATACGGTGAGCTACTTCGATCTCAAAATCGGGCAAGGTCTGTTTCTTTTTGACCACGACGCCCCGGTTTGGAGCCTGGATTTCAGCGCCGAAGCCAACCGCGCCATCACAGGTTCAGATGACATGATTGCCCGGGTATGGGATTTGTCCAACGGGCAGCTGCTACACCAGTTTGAACACAAGAACCAGATTAAATCAGTTGCGATTTCACCGGATGGTCGCTATGGATTCTCCGCCGCTCAAAGGGAAGACACCATTATTTGGGATCTCAATAGTGGCAAGGTGAAAAGAAAACTGGATTTCAGATATGTTAATTTCACTGCCGCACGGTTTTCAGAACGGGGCGACAAATTACTGCTCGGAACGTTTCAGGGTCAGCTGCATTTGATTGACGTCAATTCAGGAAAGACGCTAAAAACCTGGCACAGTAAGCCCAGGCAGTTTTGGGGCGCATCTGCCAGTAAAGCAATTATGAGTGTCGGATTCGGTCGCGGCAACACCTACTATGGACTTTCATCCGATGGCATCATGGGCTTGTACAAATAA
- the rsd gene encoding sigma D regulator translates to MLENCESAKERWGGVNDIIDRWLKERQNLIVQFCEISQLEDLNDIDRIVRKMERLCEILVDYVSAGHFEVYDQLVLEAKEFNDGGVELAEKIIPKIQKTTSEALKFNDRFDVTEKSEKGVVVLHEDLSTLGEVLEERFELEDVLIETLHNAHADQVA, encoded by the coding sequence ATGCTCGAGAATTGCGAGAGCGCAAAAGAACGCTGGGGTGGTGTTAACGACATTATCGACAGATGGCTTAAGGAACGGCAAAACCTGATTGTTCAGTTTTGTGAAATTTCCCAGTTGGAAGACCTGAACGACATCGATCGCATTGTCCGTAAAATGGAACGGCTATGTGAAATTCTGGTAGATTACGTCTCTGCAGGCCACTTCGAGGTTTATGACCAACTTGTTCTCGAGGCAAAAGAATTCAATGATGGTGGCGTAGAACTGGCTGAGAAAATTATTCCCAAGATCCAGAAAACCACCAGCGAAGCACTCAAGTTTAACGACCGATTCGATGTCACCGAGAAGTCCGAAAAAGGCGTCGTTGTGCTACATGAAGACTTGTCAACGTTAGGTGAGGTGCTTGAAGAACGCTTTGAGCTGGAAGATGTTCTGATTGAGACACTTCACAACGCTCACGCCGACCAGGTGGCTTAA
- a CDS encoding disulfide bond formation protein B yields MPSARLINFSVFLTCIALMLVAFYFEYVKELEPCPLCMAQRVVVVAIGLIAGLAALQNPKQWGLKVYGVTLFLVALAGIGLAARQVWLQHLPEDLVPACGPGIYYMLDVFPMQEVLTNMLMGTGDCAEVVWQDPVLQLSIPSWTLIWFSFMALVFITHLFRKPLNSAEQNN; encoded by the coding sequence ATGCCCAGCGCTCGATTAATTAATTTCTCTGTTTTTCTGACCTGTATCGCACTGATGCTGGTGGCCTTTTATTTCGAATACGTTAAAGAATTGGAACCTTGTCCACTCTGCATGGCACAACGTGTTGTGGTGGTTGCAATCGGCCTGATCGCCGGATTGGCCGCGCTGCAAAACCCTAAACAATGGGGTTTGAAGGTCTATGGAGTAACGCTATTTCTGGTTGCCCTGGCGGGTATCGGGCTGGCCGCTCGCCAGGTTTGGCTGCAGCATTTGCCGGAGGATTTGGTTCCCGCATGCGGCCCTGGCATTTACTACATGTTGGATGTCTTTCCCATGCAAGAGGTGTTAACCAACATGTTGATGGGTACAGGAGATTGCGCAGAAGTCGTCTGGCAGGATCCGGTATTGCAACTGAGTATTCCCTCCTGGACGCTGATCTGGTTCTCTTTCATGGCTCTGGTATTCATCACTCATCTTTTCAGAAAGCCGTTAAACTCAGCGGAGCAAAATAATTGA